Proteins from a genomic interval of Pristis pectinata isolate sPriPec2 chromosome 9, sPriPec2.1.pri, whole genome shotgun sequence:
- the LOC127574334 gene encoding transmembrane protein 74, with amino-acid sequence MTSVELVFLGEERAHPGHWKELGWGLHGPVSSSAPGTAPFQSAGCKAAARPDSKVCCDQQLETSFSYIDENVNLQRACSPLSDGSCSPPCYQGACGDGRPAPEELRELSALSEDSSPELSDSPVDYGFISALLFLCSGITLVIISYVIPRDVSVDPDSVSAREMERLQRQSARVGAHLDRCVIAGLGLLTLGGMLLSTLLMISICKGELYRRQTFSLAGRSGKIYGSFNFRLGSPNQRFSLGAEEMITID; translated from the coding sequence ATGACTTCGGTGGAGTTAGTGTTTCTGGGCGAGGAGCGGGCGCACCCCGGACATTGGAAGGAACTGGGCTGGGGTCTCCATGGCCCGGTCTCCAGTTCAGCACCAGGGACAGCGCCGTTCCAGAGTGCGGGCTGTAAAGCGGCGGCGCGCCCGGACTCCAAGGTGTGCTGTGACCAGCAGCTGGAGACTTCCTTCTCCTACATTGACGAAAATGTCAACCTCCAACGTGCTTGCTCCCCGCTATCGGACGGAAGCTGCAGCCCTCCGTGTTACCAGGGCGCCTGCGGCGACGGCAGACCGGCTCCCGAGGAGCTGCGGGAACTCTCCGCGCTCTCCGAGGACAGCTCGCCCGAGCTCTCCGACTCCCCGGTGGACTATGGCTTCATCAGCGCCCTGCTCTTTCTCTGCAGTGGCATCACCCTGGTCATCATATCCTACGTGATCCCCCGGGATGTGAGCGTGGATCCGGACAGTGTTTCAGCCCGGGAGATGGAGCGACTGCAGCGGCAGAGCGCCCGCGTGGGAGCTCACTTGGACAGGTGCGTGATCGCTGGCCTTGGACTCCTGACCCTCGGCGGGATGCTCCTGTCCACCTTACTGATGATATCCATTTGCAAAGGCGAGTTGTACCGGCGCCAGACGTTCTCATTGGCTGGGAGGTCGGGGAAGATCTATGGGTCCTTCAACTTCCGCCTGGGTTCCCCCAACCAGCGATTCTCACTGGGCGCAGAAGAGATGATCACTATCGACTAA